A stretch of Brassica rapa cultivar Chiifu-401-42 chromosome A08, CAAS_Brap_v3.01, whole genome shotgun sequence DNA encodes these proteins:
- the LOC103832707 gene encoding TMV resistance protein N-like: protein MISRLFDFMKQSKSIQLNNKHSLDIYTNTYTYHKASSSSSTPKALCDVFINHRGTDTKKTLATLLYDNLKARNLRPFLDYKTLKPGDHIFDHINGAIHTSKVAVTVFSPNYGHSYSCLHELALIMESKKRIIPIFFDIKPSQLDVVIERVRCPDDEIQRFRWALQEARDIVGLMFDSDKGNLSEVVTSASDIIVQRLVELEAEDESV, encoded by the exons ATGATCTCTAGGCTTTTTGACTTCATGAAACAATCCAAGTCCATTCAGCTAAATAACAAACATTCTCTCGATATATACACAAATACATACACATACCATAAAgcctcttcatcatcatcaacccCCAAAGCTTTGTGTGATGTTTTCATCAACCATAGAGGAACTGACACAAAGAAAACCCTTGCAACATTGCTTTACGACAATCTCAAAGCCCGTAACTTACGTCCATTCTTGGATTACAAGACCTTGAAACCCGGAGATCATATTTTTGATCATATCAACGGCGCAATTCACACTTCTAAAGTCGCAGTGACCGTGTTTTCTCCCAACTATGGCCATTCTTATTCATGTTTGCACGAGCTTGCGCTTATAATGGAGTCCAAGAAAAGGATCATACCAATATTTTTCGACATCAAACCTTCACAACTCGATGTTGTGATCGAAAGGGTAAGATGTCCTGATGATGAAATCCAACGGTTTAGATGGGCTCTTCAAGAAGCTAGAGATATCGTCGGACTTATGTTCGATTCCGATAAAGG GAATTTATCGGAGGTTGTTACAAGTGCATCGGATATTATTGTTCAGAGGTTGGTGGAGTTAGAGGCTGAAGATGAAAGTGTCTAG
- the LOC103832708 gene encoding probable 2-oxoglutarate-dependent dioxygenase AOP1 — MVSLETTPALQLPVIDFTSPNLKPGTVEWDSVRGDVRRALEEYGCFEALDDKVPVQLREAVFNVSEEAFQLPLETKQRVVSKRKYRGYVGQIPTLPLFEVMGVDFAENEDKVNEFTHKLWPQGNASFSEAVMLFTEKVSKLDLMTRRMIMESFGISENYIDKHLKSTKCLMRMMKYQGVEEETEEELGMEVHTDRNMLTILCQNDVKDGLEVRASDNKGWIKANPSQDSSFIVLGGATLHVLLNGRVFTGVHRVMRTGTKTRFSAGLFSVPKKDHLIYAPDEIVDAEHPRLFKPFDFEAYFQFTTEGPGRRDLAALRTYCGL, encoded by the exons atggtGAGTTTGGAAACTACTCCTGCTCTTCAGCTCCCGGTCATTGACTTCACAAGTCCAAACTTAAAACCAGGAACAGTGGAGTGGGACTCAGTGAGAGGCGATGTCCGGAGAGCTCTAGAAGAGTATGGATGCTTTGAGGCCTTGGACGATAAAGTTCCTGTCCAACTTCGAGAGGCGGTTTTCAATGTTTCTGAGGAGGCTTTCCAGCTACCTTTAGAGACTAAACAGAGAGTTGTGTCAAAGAGAAAATACAGAGGATATGTAGGTCAGATTCCAACTTTACCTCTTTTTGAAGTCATGGGCGTTGACTTTGCAGAAAATGAAGATAAAGTAAACGAATTCACTCATAAGCTCTGGCCTCAAGGCAATGCAAGTTTCAG CGAGGCAGTCATGTTATTCACGGAGAAAGTATCAAAACTTGACTTAATGACCAGAAGAATGATAATGGAGAGTTTTGGGATCAGTGAAAACTACATAGACAAACATTTGAAGTCGACGAAATGCCTCATGAGAATGATGAAGTACCAAGGAGTtgaagaagaaacagaggaagagTTGGGTATGGAAGTTCATACAGACAGAAACATGCTCACCATACTTTGCCAGAACGATGTAAAAGATGGTCTCGAGGTGAGGGCTAGCGATAATAAGGGCTGGATTAAAGCCAATCCTTCCCAGGATTCTTCGTTCATTGTTCTTGGCGGAGCTACACTACAT GTACTTCTGAATGGTCGGGTGTTTACGGGTGTTCACCGAGTGATGAGGACAGGAACTAAAACAAGATTCTCAGCTGGATTGTTCTCTGTTCCTAAAAAGGACCATTTGATATATGCACCAGATGAAATCGTTGATGCTGAGCATCCTCGCTTGTTTAAGCCATTTGATTTTGAAGCGTACTTTCAGTTTACCACTGAGGGACCTGGAAGGAGAGATCTAGCTGCACTCAGGACATATTGTGGCCTTTGA